The Methanoculleus taiwanensis nucleotide sequence CGAGGACGATGATCCCGTTCAGGACGAGCGTCGACAGCGCCATTGTCATCTGTTCGACGGAGGCGGGGATGCCGACCCGCAGGATATCCGCAACGATCGATCCTTTCGGGGAAAATCCGCTCCAGCGGAACGAGACGTAGGTATCCCGCTTGATGAAGAGCCAGTAGCCGAGCAGCCCGACCGAGGCGAGAACCGAAAGGACGGTCGCCCACGCAGCCCCCGCGATACCCATGTCGAGGGTGTATATCAGGATCGGGTCGAGGACGATGTTGCCGACCGCCCCGAGCGCCATGGCGTACATCGGCCGCTTCGCATCACCCTCTCCCCGCAGGATTGCGTAGGCGACGTTCGTGAACAGGATGGCCGCCGTTCCGAGAAAGAGGATCCTGCCGTATTCGGCGGCCATCCCGGCGGCGCTGCCCGCTCCGAGCAGGATAAAGAGGTGTCCGGCCAGCAGGTAGAACGGCACCGTGACGACGACGGCGAGCACCGCCAGCATGATCATGGTGTGCACGGCGACGTTGTCGGCTCCGGCTTTGTTTCGGGCGCCGATCATGCGGGATATTGCGGCGCCGCCGCCGACACCGAGCCCGTTCGCGAGGCCGATGATGATGAAGAAGAGGGGGAACGTGAATCCGACCGCGGCAAGGGCGTCGGATCCGAGTCCTGCGACCCAGAATGCATCGACGAGGTTGTATGCCGTCAGCAGGGTCATGGCGACCATCATCGGCAGGGAGAGCTTGATGATCGCCTTCTTCGGATCGGAGAGGAGCGTCCGTGTGCCTTCGGTTCCGTGTTCGGTGGGTGATGGGTGCTGTGATGAACTCTGATCCGTCATATTTCGAAACCTTCGGTGCTGGATACCTTCTATAGGAATGCGTCGCGGGGGTATTTAGTTGCTATGTCAACTATGTGGCGGGGCACCGGACTCCGGTGCGGCGTTGAAGCTGCCGGGGCGATGCCTACCTCACATGGCGCGCACCCTCCGGAACGGCAACACGTTTATACGAGCGTCCCGCATCTCGTATTCGGGACAACTATGCTGTATACTCGGGAGATTATCAAAAAACTCTGGGATGCACAGGGATACGGAAACCTTGCCGTCTGGCAGGACGGGACGACCCGCGTGATCGCACCGGGCGAGGATGCCGGGCAGCCTCTCGTTGTCCTAAAACCGATGCCGCTCGTCGGGGAGTTCTCGCTTCTGGACTTCGCCCTCCACGATGCCGGGTTGCTCGAGAAGGTCGAGGCGGCTGTTCGCGAGGCAGGCGGTGAGATCGAGCGGGAAGAGTGAGCGCCCGCATTCCGGGGCGGTCAGAAGAGCGAGACGGCGATAACGGCAAGCCCTGCAGCGTGGGCGAGCACGAAGACCGGCACCAGCCGGAACTTCATCTTCTGCGTTTTGTGCCGCAGCCTCCTCATCGCAGCATAGGCTCCGAAGGGTCCGAGGAGTGCAAGAAGCAGCAGCGTGCTCTCTTTCGTCCTCCATGCCCCGTGCTCCGCCGCCCGTTTGTCGTGCGCATAGCAGAAGAATGCACCTACGTTTACGAGAACGTAGAGTGCCGGAAGTACGATAGCGATATCGATAATAGGTATCATCCCTGCGGGTACCTATCAGGTATGGGTATCCCGGCTTTTTACTCTGCTGAATTGGATCGCTCTTCGCCGCGGCGGGCATCCTCGTCGAGCAAAGGGCGGAGATCCCTGCTTGCGGGCGTCTGCACCAGAACGTACCGCTCGCTCACCGATGCGGTCGTCCGCGCCGCCGTCTCCATGGCAAGGACGATCGTCCGCACCGCGTCCCGGGGCGTCCCGCCCTTCCAGGTGTCGCGGATGCAGCGGTTCGTGACCTGTTTCGCTATCGCGTTCCCGAGCACGATGAAGGTGCTCCCCGTGCCCTGCGAGACGACGGTCATGCAGCCGTCTTCGAAGTCGGCGATGGCGTACCGGCCGGCCGAGGCGTAGAGTCTCCGGCTCCTGACCACTCCCTTCTCGGTCTCCCCGACCTCACCCACGAGAATACCGCTTCGCTCCGCGACCTTGTTCTTCGTATCCCTGACATATACGCCGATTCCGATCTCTTGCGCCCGCCGCGCGAGTGCTTCGTCGGTGACGATACGGCCGTCGTAGAGTTCGGCCTCAAGCCGGTCACGGCAGGAGTCGTCCCCGGAGAAGAGGATCTCCCGCATGTCCCCAGCCATAACCGCGCCGCGTGCTCCGATAAATGCAATCACCAGGCTCATTCCGGCATCGTTCTCTCAGCTGACTGAAGAGAGTCTGGGCTCCGGTACCATGAACATATCCCCGGCGACTCCGGGCAGGCAGATCCTTTCTTATACCCTCATACCGATACCCGCCGCCGGGAGTGCTATGGCAACGGGGAGAATTCTACAGTTCCCTTCGCCCGGTGCTGCACGGCAGTTTGCCGTCGACGCCGGGGCGGGCCGGGTGGCGGGTGGCGGTCTCCCCTACTGGGATGTGAGGTGTACCGTGACCCGGTACATCCCGGTCCCAACGATTCCCGCCCAGATCGGCAGCATTGCAACGAACGCCGTCTCACCGCCGATAACGGCCGAGAGAAACGCCCAGGAGAGCACGAGAACCTGCGCCGACTGCACCCTGATCGGAGAGAGCCGTTTCTGCGTCCGATCGCCTGTCGTGGTGACACTCTGTGATCTGCCGATCACCGCGAGATAGAGGAGCGACCCGAGGAGGAGTGCTCCGCCTGCTGCCGGGACGATAGGATCGACGGTTATGCCCGGCCCGCTGGCGGCAAAAAAGCCGGTTTCGAGCAACGCCAGAAGGGCGAACCCGGGCTGCAGGCGGTTCGGCCGGGAGAGGAGTCCGTCGAGGAGGAGTGCGGCGGCCATGGCCGCCCCCGCAAGCAGGTAGCCCTGCATGAGAGGCCATGCGGCGATAAGAAGCAGAACCACCGAATCGAGCACCTGCGTCGGGAGACCGGACGTCCGGTTCACCGTCCGCAGGAGAAGAACCGCGAAGAGTGCCGTGACCGGATCGGGAAGCGGGAAGAGAAGGAGCGCTCCTGCCATCAGTCCGGCCGAGACGAACGCAGCATACTCCTCGTCGGGATCGAGTTCCCGTCCGAGCGCCCAGGCCAGAAAGAAGGAAGCCGCTCCTGAAACGGCGGCGATGATGCTTCCCGGTATCGCCGCACCGGAAAGAAGGGTGACGATGACGCCTCCCGCCAGCACGGCAAGCGTCAGGAGTAGTATCGCCCGGTTTGTCGGGTAGTCGGGATCGATGGAGCGAGCGAGGGTGAACCGCGGCGGCATGGGATCGGTGAACTCCTCTCTTCCGGGAGCATGAATCTTCCGGCAGGAGCGGGATCAGCCTGTGGACTCGAATCGTTCCCCTTCGAGCCGCAAAAGCGCCTCTGAAGGTTCTTTTCCGACCTGTTCCAACGCAAAGGAGATGTTTCCGTCGATGGTGAGGGCATGCCCCGTAACTCTCCCGTACTCGGTGGTCAGGAAGGTGATGTGATTCCGGTAGGTTGCGTCACGGGTAATAAATATCAGGTCGTCCGCCGTATGGCCGAGGATCATCTCCCATATCAGCTCGTCGCCGATGGTATCCTTCTTCTCACTCTTCGGCGGATTTCCGAGGAGTTTCCGGCGGTGTGCACGCTCGACATGCTCTTCCGTCCTCCTGATGATCGTCACTCCGGGATCGTCGACGAGCCGGGAGAAGGCGGCATAGATTGGGTCTCCGGACGGATTGGCGATCATTCCCTCGATATCCGAGACGAGCGACTGGAGCGCAGAATCATACTCTTCGCCGATCCGGAGGAGCCGGGCGAAATCGGGCTGCTCGCGGACGACGAACGGTGGGTTCAGCTCCCCGATCTCCGTCTTCCGTATCTGGCGGGAGTGGACATCCAGGATCCTGTCCCGGTTCCTAAGGTACTCGTCGAAGACCAGATCGGGAAAGATGAGGTGAGGTTTGAGCGTCTCGATATCGCCGAAGATCTGCCCCGTATCCTCGTCCGACCAGTAGAGGCCGAGGAAGAGATTCGTATCGATAAAGACTTTCGTCATCGGTGATCCAACAGCATCCTGACACGATAAGCGTTTCCCGGATGCGGGAACCCGTGCCCGTCCGCCTATCGCCGGCCGGAGTGCCTGACGAGCGATGCTACCGCTGCAGAGACCTCGTCCGTGACCTTCCCTTTCTTTGCGATGACGGCGTTTCTCCGGATGACGATACGGTGCGCCGTTAAGATGTAACTCTCCTCGAACATATCAAGGCCGCCCCGGGCGAAGTCGTCGAGCGAGAGCGGGACAGAGGAGCCGTCGGGGGATGCTCTGCTCGAGATCGGGCAGACGACGAGAGAACCGTCGCTCGATGCCGTGATAACGACTGCAGGCCGGGTTTTTTTGGTCTCCGCTCCACCGAGACGGAGACTTGCTAGAATGACATCTCCGGGGGAGAACTGTCCCATCACGATATGAGTGGACGCCTGGAGAAATAAGAGAATTGATCTTCTTCCGGGAGCCTTGGTTGCTGAACGCATATATAGGATGAGCGCGAGGTTCCCGCCGATTGACCTATGGCTGCTATAACTGGTGAAGGAGATGCGGGTATCGTCTTTCGGACGATAGGCGAGCGGCGCAGTATCAGGGAGTACGACGAGCGGGAAGTCCCGGAGGAACTGATCCGCCGGATCATCGGTGCCGGCGTCCAGGCGCCGACGGGCCTCGGCGTTCAGCCCTGGAGGTTTACCGTTGTCAGGGATACGAAACTGATGCGGGAGGTCTCGGACTACTGCAAGGCGGCGATGATCGCGAACTTCGGGGAAACGACCGATGAGAATGTACAGCGTTTCCTCTCGTTCCTGCGGCAGAAGGAGTTCAATATCTTCTATAACGCACCGGTACTGATCCTCGTCCTCGGTGCTGTCGAGGATGAGATGAGCACCCTTGACTGCACGCTCTGTGCGGAGAATATGTTGCTCGCCGCCTGGTCGCTCGGTATCGGGAGCTGCTGGATCGGGTCGGCGGGCGTCGTCCAGGAGAACCCGGCTCTCCTGGAGCGACTGGCGGTGCCTGACGGGTATGCCGTTGTGGCGCCGCTGATCTTCGGGTATCCGGCGGATGTTCCGGCAAAGCCTGAGCGGCGGGAGCCGGATATCACCTGGGTCGGGTAGACCGGTTGCAGTCCGGGAGATCCCGTTCCGGGTGTTTCCTCTTCTTTTTCCGGTTTTCATCCTGCAGATCTTCCCCAAAAGAGGCCTCGTTGCATCGGGGGAAAAACACTATATGGCGCCTCTGCGGTAGGTAGCGTTCATGAGACCGATTGCCGTTCTCGTTATCGCACTCCTGGTGGCGGGCATAGCCGTGCTGGCCGCCGGCTGTACGACCCCCGGCGGAGATAACGCCACCACGCCGACCGAAACCGCTCCGATGACCGCCACCCCGACGGAGACGGAAACCCCCGCCACGACTGCAACCCCGACCACTGGGGAGAATGGTACCGTGACGACGACCCCGACGGAGAGTGCGACACCCGGCGAGGGGGGGAGCGTGACCGTCGATCTTAGTGCGGAAAACCTTGCCTTTAACACGAGCGCGATCACGGTGCCCGCCGGAGCGGAGGTGACGGTGAACTTCGAGAACCGTGATACGGTGCCGCACAACCTCGCCGTCTACCAGACCCCGGCTGCGAACGATCCCATCTTCGTCGGTGAGATCATCGATCAGGGCAGCACCACGTATACCTTCACCGCTCCGGAGGAGCCCGGTATCTACTTCTTCCGGTGCGACGTCCACCCGACGACCATGACCGGCGACTTCATCGTGCAGTGAGCGGGCTCCCTGCCCCTCTCTCTCTGCCGCCATATCAGGGTTCGAGGGTGAAATCGACCTCGAACATCACGTACCGCGCCTCCTGCATCCCTGCCGATCGGTATGCCCTCCGGGCGGTGAGGTTATCCGCATCGACGTAGAGCCGGAGGCCGACGACGTCTTCCCTCGCCCGTGCCTCGCCTTCGACCGCCCTGTAGATCCGGGAGAAGATGCCCCTCTGCCGCCAGTCTTTTCGCACATAGACGCTCTGGATCCACCAGAAAAAGCCGCAGCGCCAGTCGCTCCACTCGAATGTCACCATGCACTGCCCGACGATGCCGCCGTCCTCCTCGGCAACCAGGTAGAACCCTCTCGACGGGTCGTCGAGGACGGCCTCGACGCCTTTCCTCGCAAGCACGGGATCGAGCTCGCGCTCTTCGGTCTCCCATGCCGTAGCACGGTTGTTCTCTGCAAGGATCTCCGCATCGGTTGGGTTTGCCTCTCTGATCAGCAGCGTCATGACTGTACACGGGTCGAAGAAGGCTATGAGCGTTTCTGATTTGTCCCTCTCCCGTGCGCGGCGCCGGGTGGGAGAGCTCTGCCGCAAACCCCAAATACCGCCGGGCAGTAACATCCGTCCCCTATGAGCGGGATGGTCAGGGTTACCGTGGACGGGGAATCGCGAGAGGCGGCGGTACGGGGTGTTGAGAGGCGGCCTGCAGCATCCGGGCCGTATGATAGCGTGCATATCGAGACCAGCCGGGGGAGGGTCGACTGTCACTACTACGCAGCGAGCGGCGCGAAAAAAGGCGTGATCATGGTCGGCGGTGTCGGGGGCGGGTTCGATACCCCTGCCTGCGGACTCTACCCGAGACTCTGCGAAGACCTGCAGCGCCTCGGGATCAGCGCTCTCCGGGTGCGCTACCGCTACGCCACGAACCTCGCCGAGGCTGTCCTCGATACCGTCATCGCCATCCGGTTTCTGAAGGGTGAAGGAGCTCTGTCGATCGGGCTTATCGGCCACTCCCTCGGGGGTGCGGTCGTCGCGACGGCGGCTGCGAACGACGAGGCCGTGGATACGGTCGTCACGCTCTCGACGCAGAGTTACGGAATCGCTCCGGTCTCCCGCCTGAAGCCGAGCACTTCGGTTCTGGTGATCCACGGTGAGAAGGATGCAATCCTTCCGCCTGCGTCTTCGGTCTACGCCCATCAGCTTGCGCACGAGCCGAAGCGTCTGATTCTCTACGAAGGGGCAGGGCATATGCTCGACGAAGCGGCGGATGCCGTCTATCGTGAGGTGAAAGACTGGCTTGTCGAGAACCTTGGGTGATGCTCCCCGATGTTTCGACAGGCTCTTTCCGTGAGGTTAATGACCCAGTCTTGCTAAACCGCTTTAGCAGGAGGCCTCTCGTGGCTCCGGTGGTACCGATGAAACTACGTGATTTTAAGCTGGAACGGTTTCTCGCAGAGTACGAGTTTCGTGCGCCCTATATCCTCTGTGCGTCTGACTGCGAGACGGTCAGCGTTGCCGAGCTTCTGGAAGGGGAAGAAGGAGGTCGCGAAGCACTCATGAACCTGCGGCTCGGCTATGCGGAGCCGATGGGAAGCCCCGGGCTTCGGGAAGAGATTGCCGGACTCTACACGACGATCTCCCCGGAAGAGATCATCGCCTTCAACGGGGCATCCGAGGGGATTCTCGCGTACATGAACGTCGCTCTTTCGGCGGGCGATCACGTTGTCGTCCAGTCGCCGGCATACCAGTCGCTCTATGAAGTCGCCCGTTCGGTCGGCTGCGATGTGACGATGTGGCGGATGGAGGAGCGGGATGGCGCGTGGACGCTCGATCTCGATCTGCTGCAGGAGCAGATCCGGAGCACGACGAAGGCCGTCATCATCAACTCGCCCCACAACCCGACCGGCTACCAGATCCCGGAGAGTGACTTTCGGGCTATCGCGGAGATCGCCGCCGATCACGGGGCGATCGTCTTCTCCGACGAGGTCTATCGCTATCTCGAGCACCCGGGCACCGATCGTCTCCCCGCGATGGCCGACATTGCCGAAACCGGGATCTCGCTCGGGGTGATCTCAAAGGCCTTCGGCCTCGCGGGGCTTCGGACCGGCTGGATCGCCACGCACGACCGGGAACTCCTCCGGAAACTCTCGGCGTTCAAGGACTACTCGACGATCTGCAACAACGTGCCGGGCGAATTCTTCACGGCGCTGGCGCTCCGGCAGAAGGACGCACTGGTTACACGAAACCTCGGGTTCGTCGAGAGCAACCTATCCCTCCTCGAGAGGTTCTTCCGGGAGAACGGCGACCTCTTCGTCTGGTCGCACCCTTCCGCGGGTTCGACCGCCTTCCCGGCGCTCCTCTCCGGTGCGAGTGCTTTTGAGTTCTGCACCGACCTCGTCGACCGGCAGGGTGTGCTGCTGCTCCCCGGGACGGTCTTTGAGTACGACGACCGGCACTTCAGGATCGGCTATGGCCGGGTGGATATGCCCGAATCCCTCCGGCAGCTCGAACGTTACGTCGAAGCGCACCTCCGCGCCTGATCCGGATCTTCACGCTCCGCCGCGAACCTTCGCAAGGTCGCTCCGCGCCCGGCAGGGGTCGTCGCTCGCAAACCCGTCGGCGCCGAGCTCGTAGGCACGCCGGATATCCTCTGCACCGTTCAGCACCCAGGGGATCACCAGGAGATGCCGGTCGTGCGCCTCGCGGATGAGGTCTTCGGTGAGCAGATCGAACCGGGGGAGTATGGCGTCCGCCCCGAGCCGGACGGCATCCCGGACGGGGTCGTCGCGTTCTTCGGAGAAGATGAGCCCTGCACCGGCACCGGGGAGCAGTCTCTTCGCCGTCGCGACGCTCCGGTCGTGGAACGAGACGATGAAGAGATTCTCCGGCAGGTTCTCCAGCAGGATCGAAGCGACCACCTCCTCGATCCCCTGCTCCTTGATCTCGACGATGAGGCCGGTCGCTCCCGAGACCTGATCGAGCACCTCCCGGAGTGTCGGTATTCTCTCTCCCCTCCCGGCGTCGAGCTTCTGTACCTCTTCGATGGTGAAGTCTCGCACCGCTCCCGTCCCGCCGGTCGTCCGGTCGACGGTGGCGTCATGGATCACCACCGGGATGCCGTCCCGGCTCAGGTGGACGTCGATCTCAACGTAATCGGCACACGCCATGCCTCTCTGAACCGCAGCAAGGGTGTTCTCGGGTTCAAGGGCACGTGCACCACGGTGTCCGACAATGAACATACTTCCCCCCGGAGCCCGGAGCAGATATACCTTCCTTCCATCCGTGCCCTCAGCGGTATTTGCAGGGGAAAAAGCGGATGGGGCGAGGGTTCTCTGCGCCCAGAGCATCAGAGTTTCTTCTCGATCGCGATCATGATTGCGCCGGCGATGAGCAGCAGGATAATATCGTTGATGTAAGGGATGGAGGAGACGACCGACTGGATAAGGGACGTGATATGGAAGAAATCCTCGATCACCTTTAAAATGATGAATATAATGATGAGACCCCCGATGAGTTTTATAACGGGCGTGATATCTTTCATGTATGGGAGTAGGGAATCTTCGGTATTAAATCCTGTGCTTTGAGAATTTCCGAATCTAAGGGTTATTTGAGGAATACGTGCTTCCTTGAAGGCCGGGTGCGTTCCGCCTCCCGGAAAGAGCATCTCTGATTGGTGCGGAAAAAAGTGAAGGGCATATGCTCGCCCGGGAAAGCCGGGTCGTGATGTTTCGTGCCGGAGGGCTGCACCAACTCCTTCGCAGAGGGAACGTATCTGCCCGGCTACGTTACTCCTCCCGGAGCCGGTTGAACTCCGACTCCACGTCCTCGATCGTTCTGTACAACCGGTCGTCGAACCATTCGAGTACCCGGATCACGGCCGGTATCGCTCCGGTCTTCCGGGCTTTATTGATGAGCCGCTGCTTTGGTGCCGGGTAGTCGATCCCCTGAATATGCACCTCAAATGCCGGGAAGCTCAGGTTTTCTATCGGCACGGCGGCCGCCGGGCGCTCTTCTGCCATATCGTCGATCACCTCGCCACACCCCCGGGGGGTGCCGGGAGTGCAGGTTCTCAGACCCGGAAAATGGTTTCGGTACACGACTTCACGTTTCTGTTAAGCCGCCGTGGAGTCCCGGCTCAGTGGAAAAATAGGGAGTGTCTGTTTCTTCCATGTCCCGGGCTGCACCCCTCATATCCGGACGGGAACGATCGCATCGCTCTCTTCGCCTTGCCGGTGCCGCCGGGCTGGAAAAGAGATTATTTTGCCTTCCCAAACTCCTTGCTCACATCCGCAGCGGACTGGTACTGCCTGTCATCGAACTTCTGCAGCACCTCTATGACTGCATCCGGAGCGTCGTTCTTCCTGGCGTGGCTGATCAGATCGCCTTTCCCTGCCGGGTAGTCCATCCCGCCGAGGTACTTCTGGAACGCGGATGCACTCAGTTCCTCGACCGAAGCAGTTGCCGATGCCGCCGCCCGGCCGCCTTTTACCGATGGTCTCTCTTCTGCCATGCTTCTCATCTCCTCGTATCGGGCGGAGCGGGAGGTTATTTAACCTTCCCGAACTCCTTGCTCACATCTGCCGCGGACTGGTACTGCTGGTCGCTGAACTTCTGCAGTGCAGTGATGACCGAATCAGGCGCATTGTTCTTTTTGGCGTGGTTGATCAGGTCGTCCTTCCCTGCCGGATAGTCCATGCCGCCGAGGTACTTCTGGAGTGCGGATGCGCTCAGCTCCTCAAACGACCCTTCCGCATGGAGCGATGCCTGGCCACCCTTCAGGCCTCCGGCATGTCCGCCTTTTACCGATGGTCTCTCTTCTGCCACGTTTCTCATCTCCTTGCACCCGGTGGATGCGCCCCCCTACACCGGTTCAGCCCTCAAATACGTTACGGTCGATCCGGTTCTCTGCCGGGATATCTCAGGGACGCTCCTTGCAATAAGGGTTTGTCGCCCCGCTGCCCCGTATCCGGCGGCCGGAGATGAAACGAAGAAACCTTATTGGAACCGCTGCCGTACCAGTAACCATCTGCCGATCTCCCATGACTGCACGACCGCAACACCTCAAAACCGGCCTTCTCCCGGCCATCATGCTCTTCTGCATCATCGCTGCAGGGATCTCCTCTGCGGGATGCATCGCTATGACCGGCACCGATCCCGGCCCCGTCCGTATTGGCGTTCTGCTGCCGGAGAGCGGTTCTCTTGCCATGAACACGCTCGACGAACTCACCTGGGCGGCGGACGCGCTGAACCGGCAGGGCGGCATCGGCGGCCGCATGATCGAGTTCGTCTATCGGGACACTGGCACCGGCAATATCTCCGCATATGCGGAAGAACTGGCCGGACGCGATGATATCGATATCATCATCGGTCCTGCGACAAGCACGGAGCTCATGCGCATCGCTCCTCTCGTCACGGGCGAAGGTAAACTCCTTATCTCCCCGAGCGCCACATCGGGTGTCATCACGACCGATTACGAGGAGAACGACCGCCTCTGGAGAACCTGCGGTGCCGACGGCCAGCAGCTGAAGGCTATTTTCCGGATCCTTCGGGAGAACGGCGCCCGGAACGTCTCGCTTATCGCCGCAAACGCGACCTATGGAGAGACGTTTGCGCGGCTTGCCCCGGCAACGGCCGCTATGAACGGAATCCGGCTCACCGGGACGGTATTCGTCGATGCGTCGGATGACTTTGCAGGGATTGCCCTGCGCATCGGGGAAGAGGCGCCCGATACAGTCGTCGCTGCCGTATACCCCGAAGAGGCGGTCAGGATCGCGGATGCGCTGCACGCTGCGGGCTCGTCTGCCGACCTCTTCCTGACCGATGCCGGTCGGTCGCCGCACCTGCTTGGGAGCCTGGGCGAGCGGGCGGAGGGGATCCGGGGGACGTCGCTCTCTTCAGATCCCTCGACCGGATATGCAATCGCCTATGAGGAGATCTTCGGGGAGCTGCCGCCGCCGTTTGCCGCACAGACGTACGACGCCCTCCTCCTCGCCGTCTACACCACGGCGCGACAGGAGGCTGCTCCGGCCGAATCGCTTGCCGAATCTCTCCGATGGGTCGTCTCCGGCGACGGCATCACCAAAGGCTGGGACTCCCAGGAAGCGAGCGAGGCCGTGGCGATGATCCGTGCGGGCGCCCGTCCGCTCGTCACCGGTGCCTCCGGCCCGCTCCGGTTCGCCGAAAAGCCCTCTGCAGGCCCGCTCGTCGGATACTATACCTGCTGGGCAATCGAAGGCGGCGTCTTCTGCGAGAGCACTCCGGTTCCCTCGGCGGACGTAGACCCGGCTCTTCCCGGCCTCTCGTACGATCCGGTCTCCGGCAATTCCGGGGGCTGCAGGACGGTGATCTGGATGGTCTACCCGCTGGTGAAAGGCGACCGGTCGTTCGCCGACTCGGCATACCGGGGTCTTTTCCGTGCACAGGAGTCGAACTCTTTCATCAAAAGGGAATGCACCTACGACGATCTGCCGCTCCTCGATACCGTATTCTCTGCACGGAACTTCACCGAGAAACCCGACCTCGTAATAACCGAGGGGTTCCAGTTCACCGATGCTTCCCGGGCGTGGGCGGAGGCAAACCCCGATATCCGTTTCTTCACCCTCGAGCAGGCGGACTTTCGCCTCCCGAATACGTGCGATGTCGTGATGGTCCCGTACGGGGCGTCATACCTCGGGGGCGTGATGGCGGCCAATATCACGGCGACGGGCAGGATCGGTGCGATTGCCGGTGCGCCCGTCTCCGTCATCGCTCCGTTCGTCGAAGGGTTCCGTGCAGGATCGGAGGCGTACGACCCGTCGGTGAACGTCACGGTGCGCTACGTCGGCGAGAGTTTCGAGGGGTTCGGCATGCCGGAGCGTGCGGGTGCGATCGCCCGGGAGCTCCGTAGCGAGGGCGTCGACGTCATCCTGATGATCGCCGGCGCCTCGAACACCGGGATCGCCGATGCCGCCCGGGAGACCGGGGACGTCTACCTCGTCGGTGAGGATACCGATCAGTCCTACCTCGCCCCCAACCTCGTCGTCGCGTCCGTGGTGAAGCAGATCGATGTGGTCGTCCGCCACGCAGTGGAGG carries:
- a CDS encoding aminotransferase class I/II-fold pyridoxal phosphate-dependent enzyme; amino-acid sequence: MKLRDFKLERFLAEYEFRAPYILCASDCETVSVAELLEGEEGGREALMNLRLGYAEPMGSPGLREEIAGLYTTISPEEIIAFNGASEGILAYMNVALSAGDHVVVQSPAYQSLYEVARSVGCDVTMWRMEERDGAWTLDLDLLQEQIRSTTKAVIINSPHNPTGYQIPESDFRAIAEIAADHGAIVFSDEVYRYLEHPGTDRLPAMADIAETGISLGVISKAFGLAGLRTGWIATHDRELLRKLSAFKDYSTICNNVPGEFFTALALRQKDALVTRNLGFVESNLSLLERFFRENGDLFVWSHPSAGSTAFPALLSGASAFEFCTDLVDRQGVLLLPGTVFEYDDRHFRIGYGRVDMPESLRQLERYVEAHLRA
- a CDS encoding DUF1294 domain-containing protein; the protein is MIPIIDIAIVLPALYVLVNVGAFFCYAHDKRAAEHGAWRTKESTLLLLALLGPFGAYAAMRRLRHKTQKMKFRLVPVFVLAHAAGLAVIAVSLF
- a CDS encoding type II toxin-antitoxin system PemK/MazF family toxin produces the protein MGQFSPGDVILASLRLGGAETKKTRPAVVITASSDGSLVVCPISSRASPDGSSVPLSLDDFARGGLDMFEESYILTAHRIVIRRNAVIAKKGKVTDEVSAAVASLVRHSGRR
- a CDS encoding MJ0548 connectase family domain-containing protein yields the protein MSLVIAFIGARGAVMAGDMREILFSGDDSCRDRLEAELYDGRIVTDEALARRAQEIGIGVYVRDTKNKVAERSGILVGEVGETEKGVVRSRRLYASAGRYAIADFEDGCMTVVSQGTGSTFIVLGNAIAKQVTNRCIRDTWKGGTPRDAVRTIVLAMETAARTTASVSERYVLVQTPASRDLRPLLDEDARRGEERSNSAE
- a CDS encoding GNAT family N-acetyltransferase, translating into MTLLIREANPTDAEILAENNRATAWETEERELDPVLARKGVEAVLDDPSRGFYLVAEEDGGIVGQCMVTFEWSDWRCGFFWWIQSVYVRKDWRQRGIFSRIYRAVEGEARAREDVVGLRLYVDADNLTARRAYRSAGMQEARYVMFEVDFTLEP
- a CDS encoding nitroreductase family protein, whose protein sequence is MAAITGEGDAGIVFRTIGERRSIREYDEREVPEELIRRIIGAGVQAPTGLGVQPWRFTVVRDTKLMREVSDYCKAAMIANFGETTDENVQRFLSFLRQKEFNIFYNAPVLILVLGAVEDEMSTLDCTLCAENMLLAAWSLGIGSCWIGSAGVVQENPALLERLAVPDGYAVVAPLIFGYPADVPAKPERREPDITWVG
- a CDS encoding cupredoxin domain-containing protein; this encodes MRPIAVLVIALLVAGIAVLAAGCTTPGGDNATTPTETAPMTATPTETETPATTATPTTGENGTVTTTPTESATPGEGGSVTVDLSAENLAFNTSAITVPAGAEVTVNFENRDTVPHNLAVYQTPAANDPIFVGEIIDQGSTTYTFTAPEEPGIYFFRCDVHPTTMTGDFIVQ
- a CDS encoding alpha/beta hydrolase; its protein translation is MSGMVRVTVDGESREAAVRGVERRPAASGPYDSVHIETSRGRVDCHYYAASGAKKGVIMVGGVGGGFDTPACGLYPRLCEDLQRLGISALRVRYRYATNLAEAVLDTVIAIRFLKGEGALSIGLIGHSLGGAVVATAAANDEAVDTVVTLSTQSYGIAPVSRLKPSTSVLVIHGEKDAILPPASSVYAHQLAHEPKRLILYEGAGHMLDEAADAVYREVKDWLVENLG
- a CDS encoding glycerophosphodiester phosphodiesterase, giving the protein MFIVGHRGARALEPENTLAAVQRGMACADYVEIDVHLSRDGIPVVIHDATVDRTTGGTGAVRDFTIEEVQKLDAGRGERIPTLREVLDQVSGATGLIVEIKEQGIEEVVASILLENLPENLFIVSFHDRSVATAKRLLPGAGAGLIFSEERDDPVRDAVRLGADAILPRFDLLTEDLIREAHDRHLLVIPWVLNGAEDIRRAYELGADGFASDDPCRARSDLAKVRGGA
- a CDS encoding PIN domain-containing protein is translated as MTKVFIDTNLFLGLYWSDEDTGQIFGDIETLKPHLIFPDLVFDEYLRNRDRILDVHSRQIRKTEIGELNPPFVVREQPDFARLLRIGEEYDSALQSLVSDIEGMIANPSGDPIYAAFSRLVDDPGVTIIRRTEEHVERAHRRKLLGNPPKSEKKDTIGDELIWEMILGHTADDLIFITRDATYRNHITFLTTEYGRVTGHALTIDGNISFALEQVGKEPSEALLRLEGERFESTG
- a CDS encoding MATE family efflux transporter → MTDQSSSQHPSPTEHGTEGTRTLLSDPKKAIIKLSLPMMVAMTLLTAYNLVDAFWVAGLGSDALAAVGFTFPLFFIIIGLANGLGVGGGAAISRMIGARNKAGADNVAVHTMIMLAVLAVVVTVPFYLLAGHLFILLGAGSAAGMAAEYGRILFLGTAAILFTNVAYAILRGEGDAKRPMYAMALGAVGNIVLDPILIYTLDMGIAGAAWATVLSVLASVGLLGYWLFIKRDTYVSFRWSGFSPKGSIVADILRVGIPASVEQMTMALSTLVLNGIIVLVASTDGVAVYSVGWRVIMIAVTPLIAIAMAVVAVTGATYGARTFDQMESAHLYSVRLGFLIGGVLAVATYVLAPWIAAVFTTAEGSAHLAPDLTTFLQVMCLFYPMVGFGMFSSSLFQGTGRGMNSLLVTILRTVVLTIAFVWVLAVYLGLGLSGIWWGIAAGNMLGAVTGYLWARRYTLGLITGQAEPVAGTASPGGASSGR